A region of Toxorhynchites rutilus septentrionalis strain SRP chromosome 1, ASM2978413v1, whole genome shotgun sequence DNA encodes the following proteins:
- the LOC129761191 gene encoding uncharacterized protein LOC129761191, whose protein sequence is MGKKAKAKLQLRESVIGFIHRTEKFVENYNADTDFHQLQARIGKLDEKWSEFKNVQGEIEEMEEDETNMETHEEVRAEFEELYFKVKARLKSKLPPSTPSSTTTTPTRDKNKKRHVNALLQYPKVKKMSANGIHDLIECFDRHTKILDQLGENTSDWGAMLMQLLVSKLDDESLKDREERAVKKNDPVFADVMEFLEGQTRILDAVAVDRRSENLQSSSSATNSGFKKSVPKFSVHATTDTPTMQCQQCNGRHYITSCPVFERMTLDKRFQVVNSKKLCSNCLRQGHLNRDCTSRFRCHTCSKKHHSLLHPGIGASVSTSTVGPLTQAPSTARPQPSNSTHVVSIDDSLQTMQSSVATIFASNVATEHREFHVFLSTVLVSVKDCNGRSHLARALLDSGSQANIISDRLCQILKLHRKEVNVPISGIGSSTFRVSHSVTTTVSSRISDYSIPMEFLVMKKVTEDQPSATIPIGDWNLPTDFQLADPGFNKRGTIDLLLGLEHFYEFLLLNGGRVQIQLIGNGLPLLVNTVFGWVVAGKVNLGQMNPIPSCHVVVGNSLEQKIERFWTIDEIQDAPRFSQEEIDCENHYRVTFSRDMWFGFRNEWASTR, encoded by the exons ATGGGGAAGAAGGCAAAGGCGAAGCTGCAACTCCGGGAGTCCGTCATCGGATTTATACACCGAACCGAAAAGTTCGTTGAAAATTACAACGCTGACACCGATTTCCACCAACTGCAAGCACGGATAGGAAAACTGGATGAGAAGTGGAGCGAGTTTAAAAACGTACAAGGTGAAATCGAGGAAATGGAGGAGGATGAAACCAACATGGAGACGCATGAGGAGGTTCGAGCGGAGTTCGAGGAGCTGTATTTTAAGGTAAAGGCAAGGTTGAAATCCAAACTACCACCCTCAACCCCCTCTTCCACTACTACTACTCCCACTAGAGATAAGAAT AAGAAGCGCCATGTCAACGCGCTTTTGCAGTACCCGAAGGTGAAAAAGATGTCGGCAAATGGTATTCACGATTTGATTGAATGTTTCGATCGACATACGAAGATTCTTGATCAACTGGGAGAGAATACTTCGGACTGGGGAGCGATGTTGATGCAGCTGTTGGTGTCGAAGCTTGATGATGAGTCGCTCAAAGACCGGGAGGAGCGTGCGGTCAAGAAAAATGATCCTGTTTTCGCGGACGTTATGGAGTTCCTCGAAGGACAGACACGGATTCTGGATGCTGTAGCAGTCGATCGTCGCTCGGAGAATTTACAATCATCTTCCTCTGCTACTAACTCCGGCTTCAAGAAATCAGTACCCAAGTTTTCTGTGCATGCAACCACTGATACTCCTACGATGCAGTGTCAGCAATGCAATGGTCGACATTATATCACAAGCTGTCCTGTATTTGAGCGGATGACACTAGATAAACGGTTCCAAGTAGTCAACTCTAAGAAGCTGTGCAGCAACTGTTTGAGACAAGGTCATCTGAACCGTGACTGTACATCGCGTTTCCGTTGCCACACTTGTAGTAAGAAACACCATTCTCTTCTACATCCTGGAATAGGGGCGTCGGTTTCCACTTCAACTGTTGGTCCACTGACGCAGGCGCCTTCTACGGCTCGGCCACAACCCAGCAATTCTACACACGTGGTTTCCATAGACGATTCATTACAAACGATGCAGAGTTCGGTGGCCACTATTTTCGCTTCCAACGTCGCAACAGAGCATCGAGAGTTCCATGTATTTCTTTCAACGGTTCTGGTGTCAGTGAAGGACTGCAATGGGCGTTCACATCTAGCTAGGGCGCTTCTGGATAGCGGGTCACAGGCGAATATTATCTCGGATCGTCTGTGTCAGATTCTAAAGTTACATAGGAAGGAAGTTAACGTACCGATCTCTGGGATTGGCAGTTCCACTTTCCGAGTTTCACACTCCGTTACGACGACGGTTTCATCTCGAATTAGCGATTATTCCATACCGATGGAATTCCTAGTAATGAAGAAAGTGACTGAGGACCAACCATCAGCGACTATCCCCATCGGAGACTGGAATCTCCCAACCGACTTCCAGTTGGCTGACCCAGGCTTCAATAAACGTGGCACGATCGACCTTCTTCTCGGATTGGAACACTTCTACGAGTTCCTCCTGCTCAATGGTGGCCGGGTTCAAATCCAGCTTATAGGCAACGGGCTTCCATTGCTCGTCAACACAGTATTCGGTTGGGTTGTAGCAGGAAAGGTGAACCTAGGTCAAATGAATCCAATTCCTAGTTGTCATGTGGTAGTTGGCAACTCGTTGGAGCAGAAGATCGAGCGGTTTTGGACGATCGATGAAATTCAGGACGCCCCACGGTTCTCACAGGAAGAGATCGATTGCGAAAACCATTACAGAGTCACGTTCTCACGCGATATGTGGTTCGGCTTCCGAAACGAGTGGGCTTCGACAAGATGA